The window GGCCGACCGGCTGTTCGGCGGTGTTCGGCTCGTGTGTGACGACTTGCTGTGGGGCTGCGTCCGCGGGCTTTGGCTGATAGGCCCTGATTGGCAGGAAATCCAGATCCGAGTCGGCGATCGGTTCAGGAACTTCCAATTTCGGCCATGCCGTCGGTTCTGGTTGACGCGGAAAACAGAACGCGACCGCAAAGCCGATCACTAACATGCCCAAGGCCAGGCCGAGTTTTGCATCGTGCCGCATGTGAGTGATTCTGTCACGTAAGTCAGCATTCGGTCCCGCGGAACGCAGCGCCCAGCAAGGAAACGTCACACCCCTGATTTCGGCAGAATTCGCCGAACACAGTAGCCCTGGAGCCTCGAATGGAACGCAGAGTCGCAATTCCTGCCGGTGCGTTCCGATAAGAACGGATGTTTTGGCTGTGCGGCGAAGAGCGGCCATTCACCCCGGAAGATCAAGAAACACTTGCTAACGCGTCGTGCTCTGATGACAGCTCTGACCATTGGCAAACTCAATCACAGTATCAATTGCCGTCTGCATCTGGTCACGGTCAATCTCATGGACATCGATCTTTGAACCGATCGCGGTCAGCATCGTCACCGTCAGCCGACCGCCCAGGTGCTGGCGGAATTCTTCCAGCCCTGCAAACAGCACGCTGGTGTCGAGCAACGCCGGATGAAACAGCGTCATCCCCAGATTCTGCAGACAGTTTAATACCCGTTGAGCGTCCGCTGGCGGGAAGCCGTGGACGAGCGATGAATACACGGTGTCGATCGCCACGCCGATCGCCACCGCTTCGCCGTGTCGCAGCTCGAATTTGGTCATCGGCTCCAGCTTGTGGGCCGACCAGTGACCATAATCCAGCGGTCGAGCTTCCAATGCTTCGAACGGATCGCCGCCGCGGGTGATGTGCTCCAGATGCAGTTCGGCAGAGCGACGAATGACCGCCCGAGCAGCAGCCGGTTCGCGATCGCGAATCTGCTCTGCCCAGTTTTCGATCCGGGCAAATTCCCCGGCATCTTTGAGCAGGGCGACTTTCACCGCTTCCGAGAACCCGCAACGATAGTCGCGATCTGGCAGCGTCGAGAGCAGGGTGTCGTCGTTGATGACGGCCCAGGGAACGGCAAACGTGCCGACCCAGTTCTTCTTCTCGAACAGGTTCACGCTGTTTTTGACGCCGACGCCCGAGTCGGCTTGTGCCAGCGTCGTGGTCGGCAGCCGGATGAGACGGATGCCGCGATGCGAAATCGCCGCCGCGAAACCGACCGCATCCAGCACTGCGCCGCCTCCAATGACGATGACATAACTGCGACGGTCGAGATCGGCGGCGTTAATGCACTTCAGCATCCGTTCGAGGATGTGAATGTCATTCTTGACCGCTTCTCCCCCGGGGCAGATCTGCACATTGCCCGGCATCGACATCCGGTCGCGGTGCCGGTTCACGAACCCGCGAATCCGTGCGACGAGTTGCGGCTGGGCCTGTGCGACCTGATCGTCGACCCAGAATTGCACGCGGGGCGCGGTCTCGCCGGATGCTTCGATGAGGTTCAGCAAAACCGCTTCATCCGCGCCGAACACATCGTGCGTGAACCGCAGCCGATGCCGAAACGGGACGGAGAAGGTGATGTCGGTCGAATCGTGTTCTGGAGCGCTCATTCGAATCGGCGGGCATTGTCTGGCGGCGGGACACTGGTCCAAAGGCCGATGGCCTTCAGAGCAAACAGATCAACGGTCGCTATTCAGTGTGCGTCAATCGCAGACCGAATTCAATGCCGCGGGGCGTAGAGATGCAATTGTCCCGGACGCCGAACCATCCCTGCTCGGAAAATCGGCACTCAATATTCCAACGAGAAGCCGAGCGTCCGGGACAATTCCCAAGGGCGACGCTTTTTTTATTGTCCCGGACGCTGAATCATCCCTGCTCCGAAAATCGGTCCTCAGCATTTCAGGTGACAACAGAGCGTCCGGGACAATCACTGTCACCCGACTTCGAATCCGGCCCGCTGTTCGCGCTTCAGCAGGGCATTGGCCTGGGCGTCGCCGGGGAATTCTTCCTGCACCGGATCCCATTTCACCTGTCGACCGAGCTTCATCGAAATGTTGCCCAGGTGGCAGACGGAAATGCTGCGGTGCTGTCCCTGCACATCGGAAATCGTCTGGCGTCGGGATTGGACGCAGTCGAAGAAATTCCCCATGTGATTGATGATGGCATCCAGCTTGCCTGCACGTTCCGGGCGATCGTGATTGTCGTAATCGTAGACGTTGAACTGCTCGCGGCTGAGCGGGCGGGTGGCGAGGTCTTCGACCGGTTTCCCCTGAATGTTCTCGCGGTTCACAAACACGCGGCCGTCGGTCCCGGTGAACATGATGCCGTTGCGGCCATGGTCGGCGACGGTCAGTTCCACGCCGTTGCCAAACTTGTAACGGGCGGAAAAGTCGATCGGCACGTTGTAACCGTCGGTGACGTTCGGATAGGTCGCGACCCCTTCGATTTCGACCGGGTCATCGTTGATGGCCCAACGGGCGATATCGACATGGTGAGCGCCCCAGTCGGTCATCTGGCCGCCTGAGTATTCCTGCCACCAGCGGAATGTGTAATGGCAACGTTCCTGGATGTAGGGAACGTCCGGCGTCTGCCCTTGCCACAAGTTCCAGTTCAGGTTTTTCGGGACTGGGGTTTTCTCGAAGGGCCCGCCTACCACGTCTTTGCCGAGGACCACTTCCACCTGTTGCAACTCGCCGAGCCGTCCCTGACGGACCAGTTCGACCGCGAGGCGAAACCGGTGATCGCTGCGTTGCCAGGAACCCACTTGCACGACGCGACCGGTCTCCTGCACCGCTTTGGTGATGTGCTTTCCTTCATCGATCGTGAGCGTGAGCGGCTTCTCACAATAAACGTCTTTACCTGCGAGACAGGCGTCGATCAGCATTTTGGCGTGCCAGTGATCCGGCGTGCCGATCAGCACGACATCGACGTCCTTCCTTTTGAGTAGATCGCGATAGTCTTCGAAGATCTGCGGCGTGCTGCCAAAGCTCGCCCGAGCCTGTTCACGCACATGCCGGTCGACGTCGCAGACGGCCACGATATCGCCGTATTCCCTGGCCTTCTCAGTAATCACTGTTCCCTGATACCGCAGGCCAATGGCTCCCACACCGAGCCGAGAGTTCGGAGAGCGGGGCTTGTCTTCGCTGCGGGCGGTATTCACGAACAGAGCCGGCGCCAGCGATGTTGCTACGCCTAGCCCAGCGGATGTTTGCAGGAACGAACGTCGAGACCGGGACATCTTTGGCATACGAGCATCCTGATGCGTGACGATATTTCGAAATCAAATTTCCAGATACAATCATGCGCAAGTTGATGCGTCTTGTAAAGCAATTCCTCCAAACCGACCGGAAAATCCGGTTTGATCGACACCGTACAGCGCTGGAGGCTAGACTTCCCCGACAGGAGACTTTCACGCCTTTAGAAGCGACAACCATGGCTGGTTACAACACATACGACCCGCGACTCGAATCGCTTGTCGTCGAAACTCGAACGGCGTGGGAGCCGGAATTTTCGGGCGTTTCGCCTGAAGAAAAACGCTCGGTCGCCAAAGAACTGCAAAGTCATCCCGCTCTCGCGACGAAGATCGCGTACGAACGAACTCACACCGGCTTCATCCGGCACCTCACCGTCACCGCCGCCGATCTGGCACGGCTCGGACGGAATGCTGTTACCGGCGCGCTAACATGACGGGGCTACCGCTGCGACACGTCGCTGTCGCCCTCCTCGCCATCGTCTGTTGGCTCAGTTCGGTCCGCAATGCCGTCGCGGAGACCATCGACTGCGCAGGTCTTCCCCCCGGATTTCAACTGCGAACGATCACGGACGAATCCGGCACGCACCGCTACGCCCTCTTCCTCCCCCGGAACTACACGCCTGACAAGAAATGGCCTGTCGTGCTGTTTCTGCATGGAGCAGGCGAGAAAGGGACAGACGGTCTGATGCCCCTGTCCGGGACGTTCGCCGTCGCTCTTGAGAAATGGCCGGACGCTCCTTTCATCGCCGTCTTTCCGCAATGCGAAGATGTGACCGGACGCTCGCTGACGGGCTGGCTCGCGGCGAATCCCGATGGACAACGGGCGATGCAGGTGTTGCGCGGCGTCGAGCAGGAGTTCTCCGTCGACCCCAATCATCGTGTCCTCGTCGGGTGGTCGATGGGGGGCTACGGCGCCTGGTATCTGGCGGCCGCTCACCCGAAACACTGGTCCGCGGTGCTGACGCTCGCCGGCGGAGCGGTCCCCGGCACGATCGATCTCAAGGAGCTCGCCGCGGCACGGACTCCCGTCTGGGCCATCAGCGGGAAAGATGATCCATTGGTCTCGTACAGAGCCTCACAGGAGTTGATTGCACAACTCAATCAACTTGGCGGGCGGGGAACCTATACCCTGTTGGATCCCGCCGGTCATAACATCTGCCCCGAGGTCTTTGCCTCCCGTCAGACGTTCGATTGGTTGCTGCAGCCAGACTCCATCCAGCCGGACTCAATTTCCTTCCAGCATCTCACTCCCCTCCCCATCCGGACGAAGTTTTTTCGACAATGTCAGGTGCAAGCCCGACGCATCCCCGACGTGCTTGGCATCCGGCTTGGGAACGAAGCCCTGGCCGATCTCGCTCCGGAACTGCCGACGATCATTCCGCGCGAGTCATTGGAAGGCCGCTTGCCTGATATTCGGAAACAACTGGGCTCTGCCAACGATCCCTGGAACGTCGTCCTCGCGGACGTCACCTATCGCTGCACGGTCGAAAAATGCTGGCTACATGCCATTTCCGGGGGACGCCTGGGAGTGGAGTTCCAGTTTCAACCGCTGGAACTGTCAATCGGTCAGACGACGCTCGAGAGCGCAAAGCACTCGGCAAAAGCGGGGCGCGTCAGCGTGAAGATCGGACTGAGAAAGCCAGCCGTTCTCAAGCTGGAAGTTCAGCCGGCGATGGTCGACGGGCGTCTGGATCTGAAGTTACTTCGCAAGTCGTTCCAATTTGATGACGGCAATTGGTACATCTCCCCGCCTGAGGAAATTGAAGTCCGCTCGCCGGTCTTCACCAGCGACCAGATGACGACCGGTCTCATCGGCAGCCTGTACGGCAGCCGCCAGCAGATCATTGATGAAGTCCTGATGGTCGTTCCCCGACTGCTCGAAACGGTCGAACAACAGATGACCGCGCGGCCTGCCCCCGAACTCGCACGGGTGCTGTCGCCACTGCCGGTGCTGATTCCCGAAATCGAAGTCGGTCCGTCACACATCTCGACTGACGCTCACGGAGTCTCACTGATTTGCGATGTGTTCGCACTCTCCCGCACATCGGATGCCCCGCTGCCCGTCCAGCATCCGCTCGACCTCAACAGCCTGACTCAGTGCGATGATCTGCAAATGCAGGTCGCACTCGAAACGATCACACGGCTCTCCACCGTCAGCGTCGAACAGAACGCGGCTCAGGTGAACGTACTCGATATTTCAGACGAGAAGTTTGCCGTCCTGGCCGACCCGATGCGGATGCAACAGGTGCTGCCCGAACTCGACGGCACACAAACCGGCAGACTGCGAACCGTGTTGCGGCTGTTGAGTCCTCTGGTGCTGGCGACAACAACCAAGAGCAGCGAAGTCGCCGACATGGAGTTTCGACTCTCCGCCGAGAAGGTTGCTCTCGACTTCTATGATGAACGGGCTTCGGGACCAGCACGGCCGATTGGACGAGTCGTTTTCTCGCTGGCACAACCGATTACTTTGAGACAGTCTCAAGCCGACCAGCAGATCAACGTCACCTGGCAGGATCGCTGCGACGTTGTCTTTCTCTCCGGCGAAGCACTCGCGGGCAGCGCGGTTCCCAAAGTGAACGGCCCTGAATTCGAAACCATGTTTCGCGCCGCCTGGCTCAGTTGGGGGGCCGAACATGGCTCGCAGGCGATGTCGACAGAAGTCAGCCAGATCGGCAACATGCGCATTCGCTTGAAGCGGCTGGAATCGGCCGACGGCGATCTGCGGTTCGAACTCGATACGGTCTCAGGCCGGGACGGCGGCGGTTGAGGTCGTGCCTGATCTGCACGCCGCAACGTCTGTGCCGGGTGTTTGGGTAAAAGAAACGGGGGCGAAGTTCGACTTTGCCGTGTGTCGAAGTTGTATGCACACACGGTCGTGTCTGACACGCAATTTCGTTCCCACCCCAGCATTGAGGCTCCGATGAAACGCTACATTCTGATTGCACTGACCGCACTCGCCCTGATGTCCCTGGCTCCGACTGTTCAGGCTGCCGGCCGCAGCACAGCCAGCGTCAATCGCGCCGAGCGGAATGGGGTGTTCGCCCGGATGATGGAACTGGAACGTCGAAAAAACGCCGCGATCCGCCGCGCCCTCGGCTGGGAATAATCCCGGTCCCGGGGGATTGAGGCGGCGTAGGATTACTGATCGATCCTGAGATCGAGTTCCGCCGCCGGTCGATTCCCCTCAAGAAACACTCAAGTCCCGCGACGGTCCGCCTGCCGTCATGGTCCACCGGCTTTCGACGCCCGCCCTCACCAGGACGGGCGTTTTTCTTTTCCGGCACCGAGGTCCCGGACAATCGGACTGTTCCGCAGGAATCTCCCCGTCTGGGAAAGATTTTCAGGTCGCGGCGACGTGTCCAACAGTGACGGGAGGCCTGCGCAGACAGGGGAAAAACCGGGTCGGCACAGGGGGTCCGGTGGTAATCCGACCCGGTCACGATAAGATACTGGTGTCCCCACCGATCGCTTCGTCCCTCCCACGTCATTGGATGACCCTTTGATGTCTGAACTGCATCACGAATGCGGTGTTGCCGCGGTCTATCACTTTGGGCAGGAGAAAAACTCTCCCGTGGCCATGCCGTATGGCCGTGGCCGCGTCTCCCGTCTGATTCCGCGCATGCTGCTCGACATCCAGAACCGCGGCCAGCTCGCCGCCGGGATGACGACGTACAAGCCCTTCGACAAAGACCTGCTCCTCACGCATAAACGGGTCGGCACGGTGTCGGAAGTCTTCCGCATGAGCCGGAAGTCGAAATACCAGAAGCTGATGGACAAGCACGAAGGCCCCGCCGCCATCGGGCACGTCCGCTACGCCACTTGCGGGCGTGACGACCCCAGCTACGCACAGCCGTTCGAACGCTCGCATCTCGAAAAACGAAAATGGTTCGCCTTCGGCTTCAACGGCCAACTGGCGAACTACCCGGAGCTCCGCAACGAAATCCGCTCGCAGGGAGACTTCCACCTCGCGCGCGAAACGGACACCGAAACGCTCATGCACCTGATGAGTCAGGAAATTGCCGAGTGTTCGGACATCAACCCCCGCGACTTGCTGTCAAACGTCTCGCAGCGACTCGATGGCGCTTACAACATCACGTTCATCAACGCCCGCGGGACGATGTTCGTCTCCCGCGACCCCAACGGTTTCCGCCCGCTCTGTTATGCGGTGCGAGACGGGTTCTTCGCCGCCGCGAGCGAAAGCGTCGCGTTGACGAACATTGGCTTCGATCCTGAAGAAGTCCAGGATCTCGATCCCGGATGTGCGGCGATTATCGAAGACGGTGAATTCCGCATCGAGCGCTACGCTCCGGCTGTCAGAGTGTCACACTGCTTCTTTGAGTGGATTTATTTCGCCAACGTCTGCAGCCGGCTCGATTCGCAAAGCGTCTATCTGAGCCGCAAGTTTCTCGGCGAAGAACTTGCCATGCAGGAACAGGAATCGACGGTCAACGCGATCGTGGTGCCAGTGCCTGACACCGCCAAGGCCGCCGCCGAGGGGATGGCGTTCTCGCTGGGAGTTCCCTGTCTCGAAGGTTTGATGCGGCATCGTGCCCTCGGTCGCACATTCATTGAAAGCGAAGACCGCGAAGCGAAAGCCCGGATGAAATACATCCCGCTGCCCGAAGTGCTGCGGGGCAAACGCGTGTTCCTCGTCGACGACACCATCGTGCGTTCGACGACGATGCGGACGCTCGTCGATCAGATCCGCACCAAAGGGGGTGCGGCGGAAGTGCATATTCGCGTCGCCTGTCCGCCGATCATGGCGCCCTGCTTCTACGGCATCGACATGCCGGACGTGAACGACCTGTTCGCTCCCAAGTTTCTCGCGCAGAAACAATTGATCACGCCGGAAGTAGAAGCGGAGATGGCACGGCACTTCAATGCCGATTCACTGCGATACCTGCCGGTGAGGTCGATCGCCAAAGCGGTCAACAAAGATCCCGACCAGCTCTGCCAGGCCTGTCTAACCGGCGACTATCCGACTCCGGCCGGCGAACGGCTCTACAACCTGTCGATCGAAAATGTCGGCGTCGACGGCCGCGCCGGGCGTCGACTGGTCGAAGAAGACGTCGAGCCCGTGCTGCCGCCGGCGCGACTGTAGAGAAGCAGGAAATCCGAAGCACGAATATCGAAATCCAAAACGGGATCAATTTCGATATGACAAAACGGTATTCGTTTTGGTCATTGAGTTTTTTGAATTTGTTTCGGATTTGGTGCTTCGGATTTTTTAGATGAATTTCGTCGAAAGGCCGGCGCGGAGAGCGGACAACTCCGAGTCGGCCATCGACAACTCCTGCCACCGGAGTGCTCTTAGGGCAGTTCACCCGGCGCGAAGTGCAGAATCACCGCATGCTGCACATGGGCGCCCAGGTTTCGCTGAAACTGTTCCCACATCGACAGTCCCCCCTGCCAGCGGTCGAGCGCCGACTGCAGTTCAGACGCCCGTAGCGAGTGTTCATCGGCCGCGCGCAGCTCGGCGAGAATTGCAGCCGCTTCGTCGACTTCACCCGTAAGGGCCAGAGCCGTCGCGAGATTCACCTTGTAGCCGACCGGCACATGGCTGCGGAATTCGCCGTTGGCGGTCACCTGAGTGAGTTGCTGCAGCACTCGCACCGCCGCGTCAGGGTGCCCCAGACGCATCATGCAGACCGCTCTGGCATTGTCGAACGCCGGGCAGGCATAACGCTGGGCATTAAGACGCCTCAGGGCTTCGGTCGCATGACCAGTTTCCAGCAGCGATTTCACACGGGCCATCACATCGGCCACGATGCACGGCACCGTCCAGCGGATCTCCGCGCCAGGCGTGGAAGCAGTGGGGAAGGATGCGGGATCGGCAATCACGGTCGTCGAAGTGAAAGGGGCGAACGAACTGAAATTGACCATAGAATAACTCCCTGCAAAGCAGTGAAGGGGGGGGATCTGAATGGATGATCGATCAACGCCGACCGCGACGGCGGCGACGCAATGACAAAGAGGACTTCAATCCGGCATCAGCGGCCGGAAAGACGGTCGCCCTGAAACAAGCCATCAGGGCCATTTGCGATCACCGGCAAGTCGTCGCCGGGTCGCGGGCTGTCCTCTAAACCAGCAACGGCAAGTTGCGATCAGACCACTGCGTGCAGTTCAAGGCGAGCGCGCCTTGACGCAAGCGCACTGCAAAATCCACCGTCCGAGCCCCACCAGGGACGAGATGCAAACCAACGAGTTTCAGCCGCGTGGAAAAATCGTCCTCTTCCACATCCATCGCCCATGCCGCCGAGACGCTGCTCCAGTTGCCAGGCAACCGGCATTCCACCGCATGCGACAGTAGATGAACTGACTGCGAAGAGCTGCACGCGGTCGCAATCAGGCATGGCTCGACAACCCGCGCGGCGGTGTTGACCTGCAATCCGGCGATCAGAGCATTCGCTCCGACGAGCAGCAGACAGAACAGGTAACGGGCCATGGACGCTCCGTAGAACAAACTCGACAAGGCCCGTTGAGTTGGATGATGTACTTATACGATCGGCCTGTGAGGGGGACAAGACCATTTCAAAGCCCGCAACAAGCAGAAAAAACAGCATTTCGCCGCCAAAAACGGCCATTTTCCGATGCGCTGCCATCACGCTAAGTCGCGGTAGACAGACACGTTCCCGCGACTGATTACGACCAGCTTTCAGAGTTGAAATCGATGGCGATTCAACCCCACGCTGACGAAAATGTCATTCAATCTCTGCCGGTGTTCGAACTGGACAGCAAGAGCTACTCGACGCTGTTGAAAACCTTAAAGGGGGCATTCCCACTCTCGGGCGGAGACATGTCCTTTAGCAGATCGGGAGGACTGGGAGCGACAACAGGCGGCCCCTCCGTAATTGTCAGTTGCTCGATGTCTGACATCCGGATTGAGAAGTTCCCTTTCGAAATACGCGTCGCGCCCGTTGCTCGAAACCACCGGTTGATCCAAGGCAGGCGACCAAACACCGGCACTTGATGCACTGTACGGGATGTGTAGACACTGTCTTTGAGATGTAGGACGTCCGCATCGAATTCCGACACCGTGCCGCGATAGTTTATGAACTCATCCTCAGGACTCTTCATGTCGGCCTGACACGTCACCCCAACCGCGAGTCCGGGCGTTTTACTCCACTCCTTTGCGGGTCTCGTACCACAGCCATTCAAACTCATCGCGGTCAGTAGCGCTAGAGATGCAAGCCTGCGGAATTTGAATCGTTCATCACAATTTGAGACCATTCGATTCGCCCCCCGATCCTCACCACATCATTCTGGATTCGGTTCCGCTATTTGGCGTTCGGTTTCGAGAACTTCTCAACCGCCCCTTTCCGGAACACGCCGTTTGCGTCTTTGCCGTTGCCGGGGTAGTCGGCGTGCTGGACCATGTAGATCAGCACGAGATCGCGATCGCGGTCGAGTTCCATGTTGGTTGAGAACGCGCCTCCGTGGCTGCAGTTTTTGCCTGCGATGTTCCAGCCGAGACCGTAGCTTTTGGGAAGCGATTCGGCGGTCTGGCGTTTCGTCATCTCCGCGACCGAAGCCGGGGAGAGATACCGCACGCCATTCAGTTCCCCTTCATTGAGAATCATTCTGGCGAACGTCGCCATGTCTGCGGCCGTTGAGAACAGGCCGCCGCCGGGGATGGGGTAGCGGTGCTCCCGATCATCGAGCGGATAGGTCAACTGGGGGATCGTCGTCTCGACCAGCCCTTTCTTCTCAGGCCCGGCCTTGTACGAAGAGGCCAAACGAGTGAGTTGCGGCTGGGAGGGCCAGAAGGTGGTGTCGGTCATTCCCAACGGATCGAACAGACGCTCCTGCAGGAACTGTTCGTAAGACTTGCCGGTCACCACTTCGAGAATGCGTCCAGCGGTGTTGATACCGCCGTTGGAATACAGGTACGACGTGCCGGGCTCGAATTCGAGCGGCATCACCGCAAAGCTGCGAACGACCGTCCGTAACGGCAGTGCATCGAGTGTCGGCACTTCGACCGGCGAACGATGCGGCAAACCGCTGACGTGTGAGAGCGTGTCGCGAATCGTGATCGGCCGTGATGGGTGCTTCAGCAACTGATGCGTCTGGTCCCGTTCGACCGCCAGCCATTCCCCCTTGTACTCCGGC is drawn from Planctomicrobium piriforme and contains these coding sequences:
- a CDS encoding serine hydrolase domain-containing protein, which gives rise to MIRARLTGISFATLILLVPQFAQAQTHDTADVLQPFIDSRTVAGAVTLVANRQGIVDIDAIGWADIDDQRPMQPDALFWIASMSKPIAGTALMMLVEEGKISLDDPVEKYLPEYKGEWLAVERDQTHQLLKHPSRPITIRDTLSHVSGLPHRSPVEVPTLDALPLRTVVRSFAVMPLEFEPGTSYLYSNGGINTAGRILEVVTGKSYEQFLQERLFDPLGMTDTTFWPSQPQLTRLASSYKAGPEKKGLVETTIPQLTYPLDDREHRYPIPGGGLFSTAADMATFARMILNEGELNGVRYLSPASVAEMTKRQTAESLPKSYGLGWNIAGKNCSHGGAFSTNMELDRDRDLVLIYMVQHADYPGNGKDANGVFRKGAVEKFSKPNAK
- a CDS encoding 3-dehydroquinate synthase, producing the protein MSAPEHDSTDITFSVPFRHRLRFTHDVFGADEAVLLNLIEASGETAPRVQFWVDDQVAQAQPQLVARIRGFVNRHRDRMSMPGNVQICPGGEAVKNDIHILERMLKCINAADLDRRSYVIVIGGGAVLDAVGFAAAISHRGIRLIRLPTTTLAQADSGVGVKNSVNLFEKKNWVGTFAVPWAVINDDTLLSTLPDRDYRCGFSEAVKVALLKDAGEFARIENWAEQIRDREPAAARAVIRRSAELHLEHITRGGDPFEALEARPLDYGHWSAHKLEPMTKFELRHGEAVAIGVAIDTVYSSLVHGFPPADAQRVLNCLQNLGMTLFHPALLDTSVLFAGLEEFRQHLGGRLTVTMLTAIGSKIDVHEIDRDQMQTAIDTVIEFANGQSCHQSTTR
- a CDS encoding tetratricopeptide repeat protein; translated protein: MVNFSSFAPFTSTTVIADPASFPTASTPGAEIRWTVPCIVADVMARVKSLLETGHATEALRRLNAQRYACPAFDNARAVCMMRLGHPDAAVRVLQQLTQVTANGEFRSHVPVGYKVNLATALALTGEVDEAAAILAELRAADEHSLRASELQSALDRWQGGLSMWEQFQRNLGAHVQHAVILHFAPGELP
- a CDS encoding carboxylesterase family protein, whose translation is MTGLPLRHVAVALLAIVCWLSSVRNAVAETIDCAGLPPGFQLRTITDESGTHRYALFLPRNYTPDKKWPVVLFLHGAGEKGTDGLMPLSGTFAVALEKWPDAPFIAVFPQCEDVTGRSLTGWLAANPDGQRAMQVLRGVEQEFSVDPNHRVLVGWSMGGYGAWYLAAAHPKHWSAVLTLAGGAVPGTIDLKELAAARTPVWAISGKDDPLVSYRASQELIAQLNQLGGRGTYTLLDPAGHNICPEVFASRQTFDWLLQPDSIQPDSISFQHLTPLPIRTKFFRQCQVQARRIPDVLGIRLGNEALADLAPELPTIIPRESLEGRLPDIRKQLGSANDPWNVVLADVTYRCTVEKCWLHAISGGRLGVEFQFQPLELSIGQTTLESAKHSAKAGRVSVKIGLRKPAVLKLEVQPAMVDGRLDLKLLRKSFQFDDGNWYISPPEEIEVRSPVFTSDQMTTGLIGSLYGSRQQIIDEVLMVVPRLLETVEQQMTARPAPELARVLSPLPVLIPEIEVGPSHISTDAHGVSLICDVFALSRTSDAPLPVQHPLDLNSLTQCDDLQMQVALETITRLSTVSVEQNAAQVNVLDISDEKFAVLADPMRMQQVLPELDGTQTGRLRTVLRLLSPLVLATTTKSSEVADMEFRLSAEKVALDFYDERASGPARPIGRVVFSLAQPITLRQSQADQQINVTWQDRCDVVFLSGEALAGSAVPKVNGPEFETMFRAAWLSWGAEHGSQAMSTEVSQIGNMRIRLKRLESADGDLRFELDTVSGRDGGG
- a CDS encoding amidophosphoribosyltransferase; amino-acid sequence: MSELHHECGVAAVYHFGQEKNSPVAMPYGRGRVSRLIPRMLLDIQNRGQLAAGMTTYKPFDKDLLLTHKRVGTVSEVFRMSRKSKYQKLMDKHEGPAAIGHVRYATCGRDDPSYAQPFERSHLEKRKWFAFGFNGQLANYPELRNEIRSQGDFHLARETDTETLMHLMSQEIAECSDINPRDLLSNVSQRLDGAYNITFINARGTMFVSRDPNGFRPLCYAVRDGFFAAASESVALTNIGFDPEEVQDLDPGCAAIIEDGEFRIERYAPAVRVSHCFFEWIYFANVCSRLDSQSVYLSRKFLGEELAMQEQESTVNAIVVPVPDTAKAAAEGMAFSLGVPCLEGLMRHRALGRTFIESEDREAKARMKYIPLPEVLRGKRVFLVDDTIVRSTTMRTLVDQIRTKGGAAEVHIRVACPPIMAPCFYGIDMPDVNDLFAPKFLAQKQLITPEVEAEMARHFNADSLRYLPVRSIAKAVNKDPDQLCQACLTGDYPTPAGERLYNLSIENVGVDGRAGRRLVEEDVEPVLPPARL
- a CDS encoding Gfo/Idh/MocA family oxidoreductase, with amino-acid sequence MPKMSRSRRSFLQTSAGLGVATSLAPALFVNTARSEDKPRSPNSRLGVGAIGLRYQGTVITEKAREYGDIVAVCDVDRHVREQARASFGSTPQIFEDYRDLLKRKDVDVVLIGTPDHWHAKMLIDACLAGKDVYCEKPLTLTIDEGKHITKAVQETGRVVQVGSWQRSDHRFRLAVELVRQGRLGELQQVEVVLGKDVVGGPFEKTPVPKNLNWNLWQGQTPDVPYIQERCHYTFRWWQEYSGGQMTDWGAHHVDIARWAINDDPVEIEGVATYPNVTDGYNVPIDFSARYKFGNGVELTVADHGRNGIMFTGTDGRVFVNRENIQGKPVEDLATRPLSREQFNVYDYDNHDRPERAGKLDAIINHMGNFFDCVQSRRQTISDVQGQHRSISVCHLGNISMKLGRQVKWDPVQEEFPGDAQANALLKREQRAGFEVG